A part of Mycolicibacterium sp. TUM20985 genomic DNA contains:
- a CDS encoding DUF2510 domain-containing protein, producing MTTPPTPADWYPDPENPSGLRYWDGRAWTEHRAPAPAAGPMSGQRELAPEEHPDGTPADAQPEPVQPYDTHPPTADEPLPEDIPWNAPMPAWDLPSTQQTSYTPPPTESFEAPPYEQPPYEATAFAPPPGPPPGLHGDGPHNGGPNKKLVTGILGGGAAILLAIVVVIAVVVMRKDEPTVKSSQPTPSVTSLTETTSSETTPESSTEPSPTESPTPPPSGAEGSDGDYTFSVEGTETGDTITSTVSDSVETTADGLFYVVYVNVTNTGAAPLTFVATFQQLGAAGQTFPLDDEATAFLGGTIAEIAPGDTVETPLVYDVPVDTTPDSISLRADPVSPGVQLPLQ from the coding sequence ATGACGACACCGCCCACACCCGCCGACTGGTATCCCGACCCCGAGAATCCCTCCGGCCTCCGGTATTGGGACGGCAGGGCGTGGACCGAGCACCGAGCGCCCGCGCCGGCCGCCGGTCCCATGAGCGGCCAGCGGGAGTTGGCCCCCGAGGAACACCCCGACGGCACCCCCGCGGACGCGCAACCGGAGCCCGTTCAGCCCTACGACACACATCCGCCGACCGCCGACGAACCACTCCCGGAGGACATCCCGTGGAACGCGCCGATGCCGGCGTGGGACTTGCCGTCGACCCAGCAGACGTCGTACACACCGCCACCCACGGAGTCCTTCGAGGCGCCCCCCTACGAGCAACCTCCTTACGAGGCAACCGCTTTCGCGCCGCCCCCGGGACCGCCACCGGGCCTCCACGGCGACGGCCCACACAACGGGGGCCCGAACAAGAAACTGGTCACCGGCATTCTCGGTGGCGGGGCCGCCATCCTGCTGGCCATCGTGGTGGTCATCGCCGTGGTCGTGATGCGCAAGGACGAGCCGACCGTTAAGTCCTCGCAGCCGACGCCGTCGGTGACGTCGTTGACGGAGACCACGTCGAGCGAGACCACCCCGGAGAGCTCGACGGAGCCGTCGCCTACCGAGTCGCCGACGCCACCGCCCTCTGGTGCCGAGGGCAGTGACGGCGACTACACCTTCTCCGTCGAGGGCACCGAAACCGGCGACACCATCACCTCAACGGTCAGTGACTCGGTGGAGACCACCGCCGACGGCCTGTTCTACGTCGTCTACGTCAACGTGACCAATACCGGCGCCGCACCGCTGACGTTCGTCGCCACGTTCCAGCAACTTGGCGCCGCGGGGCAGACGTTCCCCCTCGACGACGAGGCGACCGCATTCCTTGGTGGCACCATCGCCGAGATCGCCCCGGGCGACACAGTCGAGACGCCACTGGTCTACGACGTTCCGGTCGACACCACGCCCGATTCGATCTCGTTGCGTGCCGACCCAGTCAGCCCCGGCGTCCAGTTGCCGCTGCAGTGA
- the hadC gene encoding (3R)-hydroxyacyl-ACP dehydratase subunit HadC, which yields MPLKADVLGMVHHYPESFKIGREQVRQYARAIKADDPASFDEEAAAELGHDNIVASLTFPSILALLVQQDFFRKVDVGLTTMQIVQVDQKFVFHKPLVVGETLTASLEIQSVVERFGADIVVTRSVCVDDKGEVVLEAFTTLMGHEGDNSIQVQWDAETGQVVRTASTD from the coding sequence GTGCCCCTCAAAGCCGACGTCCTGGGGATGGTCCACCACTACCCCGAGAGCTTCAAGATCGGGCGCGAACAGGTCCGCCAGTACGCCCGCGCGATCAAGGCCGACGACCCCGCGTCGTTCGACGAGGAAGCGGCCGCCGAGCTCGGCCACGACAACATCGTCGCGTCGCTGACCTTTCCGTCGATCCTCGCGCTGCTGGTGCAGCAGGACTTCTTCCGCAAGGTCGACGTCGGGCTGACCACGATGCAGATCGTTCAGGTCGACCAGAAGTTCGTCTTCCACAAGCCCCTCGTCGTCGGGGAGACCTTGACCGCGTCGCTGGAGATCCAATCGGTGGTGGAGCGGTTCGGGGCCGACATCGTCGTCACGCGCAGCGTCTGCGTCGACGACAAGGGCGAGGTCGTCCTGGAGGCGTTCACCACGTTGATGGGCCACGAGGGTGACAACTCGATTCAGGTCCAGTGGGATGCGGAGACCGGCCAGGTCGTCCGCACCGCCTCGACGGATTAG
- a CDS encoding GAF domain-containing protein, with the protein MTRSLAGFDEWLNRQLEECANDAGEDVVTYVARAVAARMVTEHRRINSPGIAKLMTHLSASGAFADAEMPNTSAAISDPARLHALYATGLLDSPPQEAFDRIMRAAAAALDAPHSAVSLIDVDRQFFVSTLGMGGTSPEERQTPLDRSVCQYAVANGAPLIIEDATIHPIFKNHPVVLDGSVVAYLGIPLMDRDKNAIGTLCVFDAKPRLWSTGHVQILTDLATLAAERIFGP; encoded by the coding sequence GTGACGAGGTCTCTGGCGGGGTTCGACGAGTGGCTCAACCGCCAACTCGAGGAGTGCGCGAACGACGCGGGCGAGGACGTCGTGACCTATGTGGCGCGGGCGGTCGCGGCGCGGATGGTCACCGAGCATCGACGCATCAACAGTCCGGGCATCGCCAAGCTCATGACTCACCTGTCGGCGTCGGGTGCGTTTGCTGACGCTGAGATGCCGAACACTTCCGCGGCCATAAGTGACCCGGCGCGACTCCATGCCCTGTATGCCACGGGTCTGCTGGACAGCCCACCGCAAGAGGCATTCGACCGAATCATGAGGGCCGCCGCGGCCGCATTGGACGCGCCGCATTCGGCGGTTTCCTTGATCGACGTCGACCGGCAATTCTTCGTAAGCACTCTCGGCATGGGTGGCACGTCCCCGGAAGAAAGGCAGACGCCGCTCGATCGGTCGGTATGTCAATATGCCGTGGCAAACGGCGCACCACTAATCATCGAAGACGCGACTATTCATCCAATCTTCAAGAATCACCCGGTCGTCCTCGACGGCAGCGTCGTCGCGTACCTTGGCATACCGCTGATGGATCGCGACAAGAACGCCATCGGCACGCTGTGTGTCTTCGATGCCAAGCCGCGGCTGTGGAGCACCGGACACGTGCAGATCCTCACCGACCTCGCCACTCTCGCGGCGGAACGGATCTTCGGCCCCTGA
- the rplK gene encoding 50S ribosomal protein L11, giving the protein MAPKKKKITGLIKLQVQAGAANPAPPIGPALGQHGVNIMEFCKAYNEATESQRGNVIPVEITVYEDRSFTFVLKTPPAAKLLLKAAGVQKGSGEPHKTKVAKVTWDQIREIAETKKDDLNANDIDAAAKIIAGTARSMGITVS; this is encoded by the coding sequence ATGGCCCCCAAGAAGAAGAAGATCACCGGGCTGATCAAGCTGCAGGTTCAGGCTGGCGCCGCGAACCCGGCCCCGCCCATCGGCCCCGCGCTCGGTCAGCACGGCGTCAACATCATGGAGTTCTGCAAGGCGTACAACGAGGCGACGGAAAGCCAGCGCGGCAACGTCATCCCCGTGGAGATTACCGTCTACGAGGACCGCAGCTTCACCTTCGTGCTGAAGACGCCGCCCGCCGCCAAGCTGCTGCTGAAGGCTGCCGGCGTGCAGAAGGGCTCCGGCGAGCCGCACAAGACCAAGGTCGCCAAGGTGACCTGGGATCAGATCCGCGAAATCGCGGAGACGAAGAAGGACGACCTCAACGCCAACGACATCGACGCCGCGGCGAAGATCATCGCCGGCACCGCCCGCTCGATGGGCATCACGGTCTCCTGA
- the rpmG gene encoding 50S ribosomal protein L33: MASSTDVRPKITLACEVCKHRNYITKKNRRNDPDRLELKKFCPNCGTHRAHKESR, encoded by the coding sequence GTGGCCTCCAGTACTGACGTACGGCCCAAGATCACCTTGGCCTGCGAGGTGTGCAAGCACCGCAACTACATCACGAAGAAGAACCGCCGCAACGACCCCGACCGCCTGGAGCTGAAGAAGTTCTGCCCCAACTGCGGAACCCACCGGGCCCATAAGGAATCGCGCTAG
- a CDS encoding MBL fold metallo-hydrolase encodes MASPTDQDRLYFKQLLAGRDFAANDVIAQQMRNFAYLIGDRETGDCVVVDPAYAANDLLDALESDGMHLSGVLVSHHHPDHVGGSMMGFELKGLAELLERVSVPVHVNTHEADWVSRVTGIPMSDLTSHEHGDKVAVGDVEIELLHTPGHTPGSQCFLLDGRLVAGDTLFLEGCGRTDFPGGNVDDMYRSLQALAQLSGDPTVYPGHWYSAEPSASLSEVRRTNYVYRAGSLDQWRMAMGG; translated from the coding sequence ATGGCCAGCCCAACCGACCAGGACCGTTTGTACTTCAAGCAGCTGCTCGCCGGCAGAGACTTCGCCGCGAACGACGTCATCGCCCAGCAGATGCGCAACTTCGCCTACCTCATCGGCGACCGCGAGACCGGCGACTGCGTCGTCGTCGACCCGGCGTATGCCGCCAACGATCTGCTCGACGCCCTCGAATCCGACGGCATGCATCTGTCGGGGGTGTTGGTCAGCCATCACCACCCCGACCACGTCGGCGGCTCGATGATGGGCTTCGAACTCAAGGGGTTGGCCGAGCTGCTCGAGCGAGTCAGCGTGCCGGTGCACGTCAACACCCACGAGGCGGACTGGGTCTCCCGGGTCACGGGCATCCCGATGAGTGACCTCACCTCTCACGAACACGGTGACAAGGTCGCCGTCGGCGACGTCGAGATCGAGTTGCTGCACACCCCCGGCCACACCCCGGGCAGTCAGTGCTTCCTCCTCGACGGTCGGCTGGTCGCCGGTGACACCCTGTTCCTGGAGGGCTGCGGACGCACCGACTTCCCCGGCGGCAACGTCGACGACATGTACCGCAGCCTGCAGGCGCTCGCGCAGCTGTCCGGCGATCCGACGGTCTACCCCGGGCACTGGTATTCGGCCGAGCCGAGCGCCTCGCTGTCGGAGGTGCGACGCACGAACTACGTCTACCGGGCCGGCAGTCTGGACCAGTGGCGGATGGCGATGGGCGGCTGA
- a CDS encoding FAD-dependent oxidoreductase gives MGAGPAGLTAALRLVKRGVAPRIYEATGNVGGLARTPGDGDWRVDPGGHRFFTRSEEVLDLWHSLLPPDQWISVPRRSAMLVDDHYVRYPLLGRDLLFQMGLRRGIRGLSSYLWSRTQRGTRVIDDSADFRDWGTDQFGRYWYDMFFDGYVRKTWLTDPGDITSEWARQRIKPIGWHAQNKRDPAEEDAFRYPIRGPGQLWEAAAARLADSGVVPSLDSRVAKARFNGKTWTVELESGETASGDAVFSSMPLRLLVNALEPAPPRDVRAVAAELKHRALITVAVALGKHYDIPYNWVYTPQEGVKVGRIQNYGLWSGGLAPDGWQGTYLGLEYYFGPTDDLYAIDDESLKRVAAEDLRALGIDDSTVERVMVVRSPFAYPICDPARDRSVARIRHYLRRNYPSLHPIGRNGMHRYDNQDHAMLSAMHSVARYFGENVDPWQVNADPGYHEAGVLKR, from the coding sequence ATCGGCGCTGGTCCCGCCGGACTCACTGCCGCCCTGCGGCTAGTGAAGAGGGGAGTGGCGCCCCGCATCTACGAGGCGACGGGGAACGTCGGTGGCCTGGCCCGTACGCCAGGCGACGGCGATTGGCGCGTCGACCCCGGCGGTCACCGGTTCTTCACCAGAAGCGAAGAGGTGTTGGACCTCTGGCATTCCCTTCTCCCACCCGACCAGTGGATCTCCGTGCCACGTCGCTCTGCCATGCTCGTTGACGACCATTACGTGCGGTACCCGCTCCTCGGCCGGGACCTGCTGTTCCAGATGGGGCTTCGGCGCGGCATACGTGGTCTGAGCAGTTACTTGTGGTCCAGAACTCAGCGCGGAACGCGCGTCATCGACGACTCGGCGGACTTCCGCGACTGGGGCACTGATCAATTCGGCCGCTATTGGTACGACATGTTCTTCGACGGCTATGTCCGCAAGACGTGGCTGACTGACCCCGGTGACATCACGAGTGAATGGGCGCGCCAACGCATCAAACCGATCGGTTGGCATGCCCAAAACAAGCGGGATCCCGCCGAAGAGGACGCCTTTCGATATCCCATCCGCGGACCCGGCCAACTCTGGGAAGCGGCAGCTGCGCGACTGGCCGACAGTGGAGTGGTCCCCTCACTTGATTCACGGGTCGCGAAGGCCCGATTCAATGGCAAGACCTGGACGGTCGAGCTGGAAAGTGGCGAGACCGCGTCTGGAGATGCCGTGTTCTCGAGCATGCCGCTGCGGTTGCTCGTGAATGCACTCGAGCCCGCGCCGCCGCGGGACGTTCGCGCGGTGGCTGCGGAACTCAAACATCGTGCGCTCATCACGGTGGCCGTCGCCCTCGGGAAGCACTACGACATTCCCTACAACTGGGTCTACACGCCGCAAGAGGGTGTGAAGGTGGGTCGGATTCAGAACTACGGCCTATGGTCGGGCGGGCTCGCTCCGGACGGCTGGCAGGGAACCTACCTGGGACTCGAGTACTATTTCGGGCCGACCGACGACCTGTATGCAATCGATGACGAGAGCTTGAAACGCGTTGCCGCAGAGGATCTTCGCGCGTTGGGCATCGATGACTCCACGGTCGAGCGAGTGATGGTCGTGCGATCCCCGTTCGCCTACCCGATCTGCGACCCGGCGCGCGACAGAAGCGTTGCCCGAATTCGTCATTACTTGCGCCGAAATTACCCGTCCCTGCACCCCATCGGACGCAACGGGATGCATCGCTACGACAATCAGGACCACGCGATGTTGAGTGCCATGCATAGTGTCGCCAGGTACTTCGGCGAGAACGTCGACCCGTGGCAGGTGAACGCCGACCCTGGCTATCACGAGGCCGGCGTGCTCAAGAGGTAG
- the hadA gene encoding (3R)-hydroxyacyl-ACP dehydratase subunit HadA — MPLSSSIIGMHYRYPDFYEVGREKVREYAVAVKNEDAAFFDEEVASRLGHESLPAPLTFISVFGYQAQTAFFAHANIGITDAQIVQVDQELKFLRPIKAGDRLYCDVSVHSYRQAHGTDIIVTKNVITNDKGEAVQESYTTLAGRSDDTGEGFSNGTA, encoded by the coding sequence GTGCCGCTGTCTTCGAGCATCATCGGGATGCACTATCGCTACCCCGACTTCTATGAGGTCGGACGCGAAAAGGTTCGCGAGTACGCAGTGGCAGTGAAGAACGAGGACGCGGCCTTCTTCGACGAAGAGGTCGCGTCCCGCCTCGGCCATGAGTCGCTGCCCGCACCGCTGACCTTCATCTCGGTGTTCGGCTACCAGGCGCAGACGGCGTTCTTCGCCCACGCGAACATCGGCATCACCGACGCGCAGATCGTCCAGGTCGACCAGGAGCTGAAGTTCCTGCGGCCGATCAAGGCGGGCGATCGCCTGTATTGCGACGTGTCCGTGCACTCGTACCGGCAGGCGCACGGCACGGACATCATCGTCACCAAGAACGTGATCACCAACGACAAGGGCGAGGCCGTGCAGGAGAGTTACACGACCTTGGCGGGTCGTTCCGATGACACTGGAGAGGGTTTTTCCAATGGCACTGCGTGA
- a CDS encoding sugar transferase yields the protein MESLRSDRWFVVIRLLVDVVSAVGAVALAHAWIPGGIDNRNVLTYSWAFVPFVIVVLSTRSMYKRNLNFKFLEDLEPMETAVAVAALGTLTLLMLAVPPFRPGEVVGVYVRPSDLVVRIWVCAAILMPAARLVRSLAYRHLRRKYRIAAPALIIGSGPIVHQIITRMRQVPEYGLCPVGLLDDVRPADADLHELPYLGTTSNLEAAARAVRAEELIVAPSSASDEQLAQAAHVAQSLGMRVRVVPRLMDAIGIGARVEHLGGVPLIVLSHADPKGWQFAVKHAFDRTAAGLGLLAISPVFIGLALLVKSSSPGPIFYRQARVGRDGNVFDCLKFRSMRPDDPSDEAFAPTVGDAPGGVEGVDRRTRIGKIMRKTSMDELPQLLNVLRGDMSLVGPRPERPEFVELFEMRVRRYGDRHRVKAGMTGWAQVHGLRGQTSIADRAEFDNYYIENWSLRLDFQILLLTVLAVLRSAED from the coding sequence ATGGAAAGCCTGCGAAGCGACCGCTGGTTCGTGGTGATCAGGTTGCTGGTCGACGTGGTGTCCGCCGTCGGCGCGGTTGCTCTGGCGCATGCGTGGATCCCGGGTGGGATCGACAATCGCAACGTCCTGACGTACTCGTGGGCCTTCGTTCCATTCGTCATCGTCGTCTTGAGCACTCGATCGATGTACAAGCGCAACCTGAACTTCAAGTTCCTCGAAGACCTGGAGCCAATGGAGACGGCCGTCGCGGTGGCGGCCTTGGGGACGCTGACGCTGCTGATGTTGGCGGTGCCGCCCTTCAGGCCCGGCGAGGTCGTCGGGGTGTACGTCCGTCCCAGCGATCTGGTCGTGCGGATCTGGGTCTGCGCCGCGATCCTGATGCCAGCCGCGCGTCTGGTCAGATCCCTGGCGTACCGCCACCTGCGGCGTAAGTACCGGATCGCCGCGCCTGCGCTCATCATCGGATCCGGTCCGATCGTGCACCAGATCATCACCCGGATGCGTCAGGTGCCCGAATACGGTCTGTGCCCCGTCGGTTTGCTCGACGACGTCCGGCCGGCAGACGCGGATTTGCACGAGCTGCCCTATCTGGGAACCACGAGCAACCTCGAGGCGGCCGCGCGTGCAGTACGTGCCGAGGAGCTCATCGTCGCCCCGTCGTCGGCATCGGACGAGCAACTGGCGCAGGCCGCTCACGTGGCCCAATCCCTCGGAATGCGGGTGCGCGTGGTACCGCGGCTGATGGACGCCATCGGCATCGGCGCCCGGGTCGAGCACCTGGGTGGCGTTCCCCTGATCGTGCTCAGCCATGCCGATCCGAAGGGGTGGCAGTTCGCCGTCAAGCACGCGTTCGACAGGACGGCCGCCGGGCTGGGGCTGCTGGCCATCTCGCCGGTGTTCATCGGGCTCGCGCTCTTGGTGAAGTCCAGCTCCCCGGGGCCGATCTTCTACCGCCAGGCGCGAGTTGGCCGTGATGGCAACGTGTTCGACTGTCTGAAGTTCCGCAGTATGCGCCCCGACGACCCGTCCGACGAGGCCTTCGCGCCGACGGTGGGAGATGCCCCCGGAGGGGTGGAGGGTGTCGATCGGCGCACGCGGATCGGCAAGATCATGCGCAAGACGTCGATGGATGAACTGCCTCAACTGTTGAACGTGCTGCGGGGCGACATGAGTCTGGTCGGCCCGCGTCCCGAGCGCCCGGAATTCGTCGAGTTGTTCGAAATGCGCGTCCGGCGCTATGGCGACCGGCATCGGGTGAAGGCCGGCATGACCGGCTGGGCGCAGGTGCACGGCCTTCGTGGGCAGACTTCGATCGCCGACCGGGCCGAATTCGACAACTACTACATCGAGAACTGGTCGTTGCGCCTCGACTTCCAGATCCTGCTGTTGACGGTGTTGGCGGTGTTGCGCAGTGCGGAGGATTGA
- the secE gene encoding preprotein translocase subunit SecE yields the protein MSDERDGAGSPVDDVDDIDSDVDAEDTDVDSVGDDIGVAGTRGQTAVATRPQRPTGKRSRRATTAGETPATDAGEVKNGDGKKPKTAKKPSEPRGNPFTFVWNFLKQVVAELRKVIWPNRKQMISYTTVVLVFLVFMVALIGGVDLGLAKLVTLVFG from the coding sequence GTGAGCGACGAGCGCGATGGTGCCGGCTCCCCAGTCGACGACGTGGATGACATCGACTCCGATGTGGACGCCGAGGACACCGACGTCGATTCGGTAGGCGACGACATCGGTGTCGCTGGCACCCGCGGCCAGACCGCGGTCGCCACTCGGCCGCAGCGGCCCACCGGCAAGCGTTCGCGCCGGGCGACCACTGCGGGCGAGACTCCTGCCACGGACGCCGGCGAGGTCAAGAACGGCGACGGCAAGAAGCCGAAGACTGCAAAGAAGCCGAGCGAGCCCCGCGGCAATCCGTTCACCTTCGTCTGGAATTTCCTGAAGCAGGTCGTCGCGGAACTGCGCAAGGTCATCTGGCCGAACCGCAAGCAGATGATCAGCTACACGACCGTGGTCCTGGTGTTCCTGGTGTTCATGGTCGCGCTTATCGGCGGGGTCGATCTCGGCCTGGCCAAGCTCGTGACGCTGGTCTTCGGCTGA
- the hadB gene encoding (3R)-hydroxyacyl-ACP dehydratase subunit HadB, which yields MALREFSSVKVGDQLPERVIPLTRMDLVNYAGVSGDLNPIHWDDEIAKQVGLDTAIAHGMLTMGLGGGYVTSWIGDPAAVTEYNVRFTAVVPVPNDGVGAEIVFNGRVKSVDPEHKSIVIALSATSGGKKIFGRATATAKLA from the coding sequence ATGGCACTGCGTGAGTTCAGCTCGGTGAAGGTCGGCGACCAACTTCCCGAACGCGTCATTCCGCTGACCCGGATGGACCTGGTCAACTACGCCGGCGTGTCCGGTGACCTCAACCCGATCCACTGGGACGACGAGATCGCCAAGCAGGTCGGCCTGGACACCGCGATCGCGCACGGCATGCTCACCATGGGTCTGGGCGGCGGGTACGTGACGTCGTGGATCGGCGATCCGGCCGCAGTCACCGAGTACAACGTGCGCTTCACCGCGGTCGTGCCCGTGCCCAACGACGGCGTCGGCGCCGAGATCGTTTTCAACGGACGCGTGAAATCCGTTGACCCCGAACATAAGTCGATTGTCATCGCCCTGTCGGCGACCTCCGGCGGCAAGAAGATCTTCGGTCGCGCAACGGCGACCGCGAAGTTGGCGTAG
- the nusG gene encoding transcription termination/antitermination protein NusG: MTSFEGDTPSASAVSDARIEDADPSTVIASRTAESLESSTAEAVAEAGDAVPAEAEEAAVEAAPEADAEEEEQDPAVAMKKDLRSKPGNWYVIHSYAGYENKVKANLETRVQNLDVGDYIFQVEVPTEEVTEIKNGQRKQVNRKVLPGYILVRMDLTDESWSAVRNTPGVTGFVGATSKPSALTLDDVVKFLLPQGAAKKPAKSTSSGAGTAAETGGLERPVILVDFEVGESVTVMDGPFATLPASISEVNAEQQKLKVLVSIFGRETPVELTFNQVAKI; the protein is encoded by the coding sequence GTGACTTCCTTCGAGGGCGACACGCCTTCGGCTTCGGCTGTGTCCGACGCGCGCATCGAGGACGCTGACCCCAGCACGGTGATCGCGAGCAGGACCGCGGAATCGTTGGAGTCGTCCACGGCTGAGGCCGTGGCCGAGGCTGGCGACGCCGTACCCGCCGAGGCGGAAGAGGCTGCAGTCGAGGCCGCCCCGGAGGCGGACGCCGAAGAAGAAGAGCAAGACCCCGCCGTGGCGATGAAGAAGGACCTGCGGTCCAAGCCCGGCAACTGGTACGTCATCCACTCCTACGCGGGCTACGAGAACAAGGTGAAGGCCAACCTCGAGACCCGCGTCCAGAACCTCGACGTCGGCGATTACATCTTCCAGGTGGAAGTGCCGACCGAAGAGGTCACCGAGATCAAGAACGGCCAGCGCAAGCAGGTCAACCGCAAGGTGCTGCCCGGCTACATCCTGGTGCGCATGGACCTCACCGACGAGTCGTGGAGCGCGGTGCGCAACACCCCGGGTGTGACCGGCTTCGTCGGCGCGACGTCCAAGCCGTCCGCGCTGACGCTGGACGACGTGGTGAAGTTCCTGCTGCCGCAGGGCGCGGCGAAGAAGCCCGCCAAGTCGACGTCGTCGGGTGCCGGTACGGCCGCCGAAACCGGTGGTCTGGAACGGCCGGTCATCCTGGTCGACTTCGAGGTCGGCGAGTCGGTCACCGTCATGGACGGCCCGTTCGCCACGCTGCCGGCCTCGATCAGCGAGGTCAACGCCGAACAGCAGAAGCTCAAGGTGCTGGTGTCGATCTTCGGTCGCGAGACACCCGTCGAACTGACCTTCAACCAGGTCGCAAAGATCTAA
- the rplA gene encoding 50S ribosomal protein L1 codes for MSKNSKAYREAAEKIDRDNLYTPLEAAKLAKETSSKKQDSTVEVAIRLGVDPRKADQMVRGTVNLPHGTGKTARVIVFAVGEKAEAAVAAGADEVGSDDLIEKIQGGFLDFDAAIATPDQMAKVGKIARVLGPRGLMPNPKTGTVTPDVAKAVNEIKGGKINFRVDKQANLHFVIGKASFDETKLAENYGAAIDEIMRAKPSSSKGRYLKKIVVSTTTGPGILVDPSVTRGFAEA; via the coding sequence ATGAGCAAGAACAGCAAGGCGTACCGCGAGGCCGCCGAGAAGATCGACCGCGACAATCTCTACACGCCGCTCGAAGCCGCGAAGTTGGCGAAGGAGACGTCCTCGAAGAAGCAGGACTCCACCGTCGAGGTCGCGATTCGCCTCGGTGTCGATCCCCGCAAGGCCGACCAGATGGTGCGTGGCACGGTCAACCTGCCGCACGGCACCGGCAAGACGGCCCGCGTCATCGTGTTCGCCGTCGGTGAGAAGGCCGAGGCCGCGGTGGCCGCCGGTGCCGACGAGGTCGGCAGCGACGATCTGATCGAGAAGATTCAGGGCGGGTTCCTGGACTTCGACGCCGCGATCGCGACGCCCGACCAGATGGCCAAGGTCGGCAAGATCGCCCGCGTGCTCGGGCCGCGTGGTCTGATGCCCAACCCGAAGACCGGCACCGTGACGCCCGACGTGGCGAAGGCCGTCAACGAGATCAAGGGCGGCAAGATCAACTTCCGCGTCGACAAGCAGGCCAACCTGCACTTCGTGATCGGCAAGGCCTCGTTCGACGAGACCAAGCTCGCCGAGAACTACGGCGCCGCGATCGACGAGATCATGCGCGCGAAGCCGTCGTCGTCGAAGGGCCGCTACCTGAAGAAGATCGTCGTCTCGACCACGACCGGCCCCGGGATCCTGGTGGATCCGTCCGTCACGCGTGGCTTCGCCGAGGCCTAA
- a CDS encoding undecaprenyl diphosphate synthase family protein has product MHVGLIPDGLRRWANAHDVTLTDAYQRGAEKVADILLALRRHGVQTVSVYNLSRANLSRHDDELQAVFAASVEFFETLIPARFDPGTTSVRLHGDRSSLPASYLAAARRVESAMQGDGFTINVLAAYDARDELRAAHEKARQDGSDIGDAFEIGDVDMVIRTTPEQLLSGFLPLQSQYAPLFFLATPLNDLTDRHIDDLIAEYRAFLQLRGR; this is encoded by the coding sequence ATGCACGTTGGCTTGATTCCGGATGGACTGCGCCGCTGGGCGAACGCTCATGACGTCACCCTGACCGACGCGTACCAGCGGGGTGCCGAGAAGGTGGCCGACATCCTCCTCGCCCTGCGGCGCCACGGTGTACAGACCGTGTCGGTGTACAACCTGAGTCGTGCCAACCTCTCACGCCACGACGACGAACTGCAGGCCGTCTTTGCGGCCTCCGTCGAGTTCTTCGAAACGCTGATCCCCGCTCGTTTCGACCCCGGTACGACCAGCGTCCGCCTGCACGGTGACCGGAGCTCGCTGCCCGCGTCGTACCTCGCGGCGGCACGTCGAGTCGAAAGCGCAATGCAGGGTGACGGTTTCACCATCAACGTTCTCGCCGCATACGACGCTCGTGACGAACTGCGGGCGGCCCACGAGAAGGCCCGGCAGGACGGTTCCGACATCGGCGACGCCTTTGAGATAGGTGACGTCGACATGGTCATCCGGACCACTCCGGAGCAGCTGCTCAGCGGATTCCTGCCGCTGCAAAGCCAATACGCCCCGCTGTTCTTCCTGGCGACGCCACTCAACGATCTGACGGATCGCCACATCGACGACCTCATCGCGGAGTACCGAGCTTTCCTCCAGTTGCGTGGCCGGTAG